In Deinococcus aquiradiocola, one genomic interval encodes:
- the polA gene encoding DNA polymerase I has product MTAPAPTTLVLIDGHALAFRSYFALPPLTNRQGEATNAILGFLKLTLRLARQAGNQVIVVFDPPVKTFRHEQFEGYKAGRAEMPADLPGQIDRIREIVDAVGLPRLEEPGYEADDVIASLTRKAEGTGMQVRIVTSDRDAYQLLDDHVRVITNDFRLIGPQEVLEKYGVTVRQWVDYRALTGDASDNIPGAKGIGPKTASKLLQEYGSLEGIYEAARAGTLKPDGTRQKLLDSEAAVQFSHRLSCMVTDLPLDVQLGAGRLPGDPARLDALLTELELHSVKRDVLGLDGPEARVPDSVLEAEHAREQTVQAEPVAEAATAEWRTPGEDVVWGYVLSREDDLTAALLDAATFEAPGEGTGEAGVVRVAPRQEPPEWRRTEAYAPPEGLFGDAPDAPRTKTQQKAAEKARKEQEKAAQKLREQFPATVLDAEFVGQRTVTAAGAKALAAHLSVRGTTLEPGDDPLLMAYLLDPANTSMSAVTQRYLNTPWPDDAAGRATLSARLLRDLPAQFDDARRALYHDMELPLSRVLTRMEVHGVRLDSEYLRGMSLAMGARIAALETQIHAHAGREFQIRSRDQLEAVLYDELGLASGKKTKLTGKRSTAVAALEPLRDEHPIVPALLEYRELEKLRGTYLDPLPNLVNARTGRLHTTFAQAAVATGRLSSLNPNLQNIPIRSENGRELRKGFIADDGYCLISADYSQIELRLLAHIADDPLMQRAFQEGADIHRRTAAQVLGLNEDTVTPDQRRAAKTVNFGVLYGMSAHRLSGDLGIPYADAAGFIETYFSTYPGIRGYIDRTLDFGRQHGFVETLYGRRRYVPELTSGNRNVREAGERLAYNMPIQGTAADIIKLAMIRLDRELQGTGARLLLQVHDELLLEVPEERAQSVAALVREVMEGAVQLKVPLAVEVGVGPNWYDTK; this is encoded by the coding sequence ATGACGGCTCCCGCCCCCACCACGCTCGTGCTGATCGACGGGCACGCCCTGGCCTTCCGGTCGTACTTCGCGTTGCCGCCCCTCACGAACCGTCAGGGCGAGGCGACGAACGCCATCCTGGGCTTTCTGAAGCTCACGCTTCGCCTCGCGCGGCAGGCGGGCAATCAGGTGATCGTGGTGTTCGACCCGCCCGTGAAGACCTTCCGGCACGAGCAGTTCGAGGGGTACAAGGCGGGCCGCGCCGAAATGCCCGCCGACCTGCCCGGCCAGATCGACCGCATCCGCGAGATCGTGGACGCGGTGGGCCTGCCTCGCCTGGAAGAACCCGGCTACGAGGCGGACGACGTGATCGCGTCCCTGACCCGAAAGGCGGAAGGGACCGGCATGCAGGTGCGGATCGTGACGAGCGACCGCGACGCGTACCAGCTGCTCGACGATCACGTGCGCGTCATCACCAACGACTTCCGGCTGATCGGGCCGCAGGAGGTGCTGGAGAAGTACGGCGTGACGGTCCGGCAGTGGGTGGATTACCGCGCGCTGACCGGCGACGCGAGCGACAACATCCCCGGCGCGAAGGGCATCGGGCCGAAGACCGCGTCGAAGCTGCTGCAGGAGTACGGTTCGCTGGAAGGCATCTACGAGGCCGCGCGGGCCGGGACGCTGAAACCGGACGGCACGCGCCAGAAACTGCTGGATTCCGAGGCGGCCGTGCAGTTCAGCCACCGGCTGTCGTGTATGGTGACGGACCTGCCGCTGGACGTGCAGCTGGGCGCGGGGCGACTGCCGGGCGACCCGGCGCGGCTCGACGCGCTGCTCACGGAACTGGAGCTGCACTCGGTGAAGCGCGACGTGCTGGGCCTGGACGGGCCGGAGGCGCGGGTGCCGGACAGCGTGCTGGAGGCCGAGCACGCGCGGGAGCAGACCGTCCAGGCCGAACCGGTCGCGGAGGCGGCGACCGCGGAGTGGCGCACGCCCGGCGAGGACGTGGTGTGGGGGTACGTGCTGTCCCGCGAGGACGACCTGACGGCGGCCCTGCTGGACGCCGCGACCTTCGAGGCGCCGGGCGAGGGCACCGGCGAGGCGGGCGTGGTGCGGGTCGCGCCGCGCCAGGAGCCGCCCGAGTGGCGCCGCACCGAGGCGTACGCCCCGCCGGAAGGGCTGTTCGGGGACGCGCCGGACGCGCCGCGCACCAAGACGCAGCAGAAGGCCGCCGAGAAGGCACGGAAGGAGCAGGAGAAGGCCGCGCAGAAGCTGCGTGAGCAGTTCCCGGCGACGGTGCTGGACGCGGAATTCGTGGGGCAGCGGACCGTCACGGCGGCCGGCGCGAAGGCTCTCGCCGCTCACCTGAGCGTGCGCGGCACGACGCTCGAACCGGGCGACGACCCCCTCCTGATGGCGTACCTGCTGGACCCCGCCAACACCAGCATGAGCGCCGTCACGCAACGCTACCTGAACACGCCCTGGCCGGACGACGCGGCGGGCCGCGCCACGCTGAGCGCCCGGCTGCTGCGCGACCTGCCCGCGCAGTTCGACGATGCGCGCCGCGCCCTGTACCACGACATGGAGCTGCCGCTCTCGCGCGTCCTGACGCGCATGGAGGTGCACGGCGTGCGCCTCGACAGCGAGTACCTGCGCGGCATGTCCCTCGCGATGGGCGCGCGCATCGCGGCCCTCGAAACGCAGATTCACGCGCACGCGGGCCGGGAATTCCAGATCCGCAGCCGCGACCAGCTGGAAGCGGTCCTGTACGACGAACTGGGCCTCGCCAGCGGCAAGAAGACCAAACTGACCGGGAAGCGCAGCACCGCCGTCGCCGCGCTGGAACCCCTGAGGGACGAGCACCCCATCGTGCCCGCCCTGCTGGAATACCGCGAGCTGGAAAAATTGCGCGGCACGTACCTCGACCCGCTCCCGAACCTCGTGAACGCCCGCACGGGCCGCCTGCACACCACGTTCGCTCAGGCGGCCGTCGCGACGGGACGCCTGAGCAGCCTGAACCCCAACCTGCAGAACATCCCCATCCGCAGCGAGAATGGCCGGGAGCTGCGCAAGGGCTTCATCGCGGACGACGGGTACTGCCTGATCAGCGCGGACTACTCGCAGATCGAGCTGCGGCTCCTGGCGCACATCGCGGACGACCCCCTCATGCAGCGCGCCTTCCAGGAGGGCGCGGACATTCACCGCCGCACGGCCGCGCAGGTGCTGGGCCTGAACGAGGACACCGTCACGCCCGACCAGCGCCGCGCCGCGAAGACCGTGAATTTCGGGGTGCTGTACGGCATGAGCGCGCACCGCCTGTCGGGCGATCTGGGCATCCCGTACGCGGACGCGGCGGGCTTCATCGAGACGTACTTCAGCACGTACCCCGGCATTCGCGGGTACATCGACCGGACGCTGGACTTCGGGCGGCAGCACGGGTTCGTGGAGACGCTGTACGGCCGCCGCCGCTACGTGCCGGAACTGACGAGCGGGAACCGGAACGTGCGCGAGGCAGGCGAGCGGCTGGCGTACAACATGCCGATCCAGGGCACGGCGGCCGACATCATCAAGCTCGCCATGATCCGCCTGGACCGCGAACTGCAGGGTACGGGCGCGCGACTGCTGCTGCAGGTGCACGACGAACTGCTGCTGGAAGTCCCCGAGGAGCGCGCGCAGAGCGTCGCGGCCCTCGTGCGCGAGGTGATGGAGGGCGCCGTGCAGCTCAAGGTGCCGCTCGCGGTGGAGGTGGGCGTCGGCCCGAACTGGTACGACACCAAGTGA